One window from the genome of Pedococcus badiiscoriae encodes:
- the moaA gene encoding GTP 3',8-cyclase MoaA, translating to MTGLPFPSVRGESRAPEGTVGLPDQLGRVARDLRVSVTDRCNLRCRYCMPAEGLPWLAKPEMLTDDELVRVIGVFVGLGITQIRLTGGEPLLRRSLVDVVRRVAALEPRPRIAMTTNGIGLDRLAQPLADAGLDRVNVSLDTIDPQEFADLTRRDRLHDVELGLKAAAAAGLAPVKVNAVAMRGINDHSVGDLLQWCLDRGYELRFIEQMPLDAQHGWDASTMISAEEIRERLGERFELTPLPAADRGSAPAERFLVDGGPFTVGIIASVSAPFCAACDRTRLTADGQVRNCLFSQRETDLLGPLRAGATDEELAALIQGEMWRKAPGHGIGTADFVQPDRPMSAIGG from the coding sequence ATGACGGGCCTTCCCTTTCCCAGCGTGCGCGGTGAGAGCCGTGCTCCTGAGGGGACCGTCGGGCTGCCTGACCAGCTGGGCAGGGTGGCCCGCGACCTGCGCGTGTCGGTGACCGACCGGTGCAACCTTCGCTGTCGGTACTGCATGCCGGCCGAGGGGCTGCCGTGGCTGGCCAAGCCCGAGATGCTCACCGACGACGAGCTCGTCCGGGTGATCGGGGTGTTCGTCGGCCTGGGGATCACGCAGATCCGGCTGACCGGTGGGGAGCCGTTGTTGCGCCGCTCCCTCGTCGACGTCGTGCGACGGGTGGCCGCGCTAGAGCCGCGGCCACGGATCGCCATGACCACCAACGGCATCGGCCTCGACCGCCTGGCCCAGCCGCTGGCCGACGCCGGCCTGGACCGGGTCAACGTCAGCCTCGACACCATCGACCCGCAGGAGTTCGCGGACCTGACCCGACGCGACCGGCTGCACGACGTCGAGCTGGGCCTCAAGGCCGCCGCAGCCGCTGGGCTGGCACCGGTCAAGGTCAACGCCGTCGCGATGCGTGGCATCAACGACCACTCCGTCGGCGACCTGCTCCAGTGGTGCCTGGACCGCGGGTACGAGCTGCGGTTCATCGAGCAGATGCCGCTCGACGCCCAGCACGGCTGGGACGCCTCCACGATGATCAGCGCGGAGGAGATCAGGGAGCGGCTGGGGGAGCGGTTCGAGCTCACACCGCTGCCCGCCGCCGACCGTGGCAGTGCCCCTGCCGAGCGGTTCCTCGTCGATGGCGGACCCTTCACGGTGGGCATCATCGCCAGCGTCAGCGCACCGTTCTGTGCCGCCTGCGACCGCACGCGGCTCACGGCCGACGGCCAGGTGCGCAACTGCCTCTTCTCCCAGCGGGAGACCGACCTGCTGGGGCCGCTGCGTGCGGGCGCCACGGACGAGGAGCTCGCAGCACTCATCCAGGGCGAGATGTGGCGCAAGGCGCCGGGGCACGGCATCGGCACCGCCGACTTCGTCCAGCCGGACCGTCCGATGTCCGCCATCGGAGGCTAG
- the fabI gene encoding enoyl-ACP reductase FabI, with translation MLLEGKKLLITGVLMDSSIAFHVAKIAQEQGAEVVLTSFGRTMRITQTIAKRLPTTPPVVELDVTDSDHLDSLAERLGEHVDHLDGVLHSIGFAPQGAFNFLEGTFEDVSTAMHASAYSLKSLGVAALPLMGQGGSIVGLTFDAKFAWPVYDWMGVAKAAFESTNRYLARDLGPKGIRCNLVAAGPIRTTAAKSIPGFQTFEDTWNERAPLGWDVNDALPAAKACAALLSDWFPATTGEIVHVDGGVHAMGQ, from the coding sequence ATGCTGCTTGAGGGCAAGAAGCTCCTGATCACCGGCGTCCTCATGGACTCCTCGATCGCCTTCCACGTCGCCAAGATCGCGCAGGAGCAAGGCGCCGAGGTGGTGCTCACCTCGTTCGGCCGCACCATGCGGATCACCCAGACGATCGCCAAGCGGTTGCCCACCACCCCGCCGGTCGTCGAGCTGGACGTCACCGACTCCGACCACCTGGACTCGCTCGCGGAGCGGCTGGGCGAGCACGTCGACCACCTCGACGGCGTGCTGCACTCCATCGGGTTCGCGCCGCAGGGTGCCTTCAACTTCCTGGAGGGGACGTTCGAGGACGTGTCGACGGCGATGCACGCCTCGGCCTACTCCCTGAAGTCCCTGGGGGTGGCAGCACTGCCGCTCATGGGCCAGGGCGGCAGCATCGTGGGCCTGACCTTCGACGCGAAGTTCGCCTGGCCGGTCTACGACTGGATGGGCGTGGCCAAGGCCGCGTTCGAGTCGACCAACCGCTACCTCGCCCGCGACCTCGGCCCCAAGGGCATCCGCTGCAACCTCGTCGCGGCCGGACCCATCCGGACGACGGCGGCCAAGTCGATCCCCGGGTTCCAGACGTTCGAGGACACCTGGAACGAGCGGGCCCCGCTGGGTTGGGACGTCAACGACGCCCTCCCGGCCGCCAAGGCCTGCGCTGCGCTGCTGTCGGACTGGTTCCCGGCGACGACGGGCGAGATCGTCCACGTCGACGGTGGCGTGCACGCGATGGGGCAGTGA
- a CDS encoding DUF3099 domain-containing protein, whose amino-acid sequence MPRPHRHHHDEPVVQSVTTVPESLAQEQAGRIRRYLVTMGIRTACFILAVLTATRGAPWWLWGSLAVAAILLPYVAVVLANAVRPRAPGSSAPVTPRGDGPEQITR is encoded by the coding sequence GTGCCGCGCCCCCACCGCCACCACCACGACGAGCCCGTCGTGCAGTCGGTGACGACCGTCCCGGAGTCGCTGGCGCAGGAGCAGGCGGGCCGGATCCGGCGCTACCTCGTGACCATGGGCATCCGCACCGCGTGCTTCATCCTGGCCGTGCTGACCGCGACGCGGGGGGCCCCGTGGTGGCTGTGGGGCAGCCTCGCGGTCGCCGCCATCCTGCTCCCGTACGTGGCCGTCGTGCTGGCCAACGCCGTCCGCCCACGTGCGCCGGGCTCGTCGGCACCGGTGACGCCGCGCGGCGACGGCCCCGAGCAGATCACCCGCTGA
- the fabG gene encoding 3-oxoacyl-[acyl-carrier-protein] reductase produces the protein MAGRNVLVTGGNRGIGLSIATALAEAGDNVVITHRSGEPPEGLRGVRCEVTDSASVDQAFTEAEEIWGGPVEVLVANAGVTRDGLLMRMSDEDFDSVIDTNLAGAFRCARRAVKGMIKARRGRIIFISSVVGLYGSPGQTNYSASKAGLVGLARSISRELGGRGITANVVAPGFIETDMTAELPEDRKKAYQATIPAGRFAQPEEVAAAVRFLAGDDAAYITGAVIPVDGGLGMGH, from the coding sequence ATGGCAGGCCGCAACGTGCTGGTCACCGGGGGCAACCGGGGGATCGGCCTGTCCATCGCCACGGCCCTGGCTGAGGCGGGCGACAACGTCGTGATCACGCACCGCTCCGGCGAGCCGCCCGAGGGGCTGCGCGGGGTTCGGTGCGAGGTGACGGACTCCGCCTCGGTCGACCAGGCGTTCACGGAGGCGGAGGAGATCTGGGGCGGCCCCGTCGAGGTGCTGGTCGCCAACGCCGGTGTCACCCGGGACGGCCTGCTCATGCGCATGAGTGACGAGGACTTCGACTCCGTCATCGACACCAACCTGGCCGGCGCCTTCCGCTGCGCACGGCGTGCGGTGAAGGGCATGATCAAGGCCCGCAGGGGACGGATCATCTTCATCTCCAGCGTCGTCGGGCTCTACGGCTCACCCGGCCAGACCAACTACTCGGCGAGCAAGGCGGGCCTGGTCGGCCTGGCCCGCTCGATCTCCCGGGAGCTCGGTGGCCGCGGGATCACGGCCAACGTGGTGGCCCCCGGCTTCATCGAGACCGACATGACGGCCGAGCTGCCCGAGGACCGCAAGAAGGCCTACCAGGCCACCATCCCGGCCGGCCGGTTCGCCCAGCCGGAGGAGGTCGCCGCAGCGGTGCGCTTCCTCGCCGGCGACGACGCGGCATACATCACCGGCGCGGTGATCCCCGTCGACGGCGGCCTCGGCATGGGCCACTGA